The DNA segment CTATTTCTTCCTCGTCGCTGTGAAATTGCCGTTCGGTTGCTTGAAGGTCGCCGAAAGGACCGCGCCCGATTTATCGACCTGGAATTCGACACTGAAACCGCTGACCCCCTTGAGGAGGAATTCGGTTCCCTTGTACGGTTCCAACTCGTAGGTCGGCTGGCCGGGAACCGTGACCGTCAGAATACTGTCGCCGCGCAACTCGAATTTGACCGTCTGGCCGGGGAACTCGTAATCGCCAACAAATTTGGTCAGAAACTTTGGATCGCGCATTTCGTCGGCCGCCCGGCGGGTGAAAACAATCGCGGCGACCGTCGGCTCCAGTACCGACGATACCCGGTCGATATCGCCCTTGTCGTTGGTCATGAAATTGAAGAAAAGTTTCTGGTCCGCCAGTTCCCGCAACTTGACGCGGAAAACATCATAGTGCCAGTGCTCCAGCCCGATCTGAAGGCCGTTGTAGAGGGCGCTCAACTGCCTGCCGTCGAACGTGACCTTCACCGGCCCGTAACCGGGATTGACATAGGTGCCGGCGAAGTCGGCGAGAGGATGCGACGGTTTCGTGTTTTTGACCTGCTCCATCTCGGTCGGGGGGGCCTTCTTGCGGGCCTCTTCGGCCTGCGCCTGAGTGGTTTTATTACGGGCGTTCCAGTCGATCGGGTCGAGCCCGAGCATCAGGTCGGCGGCCCGGTGATTGGCGATACCCGTAACCGGCGTGCCGTCCATGTTGGTCAGCACCACTATCCCCAGATTGTCCTGTGGATAGAGCGACACCAGCGCCGAGAACCCGTCGATATTCCCGCCGTGATAGACGCGGGTATGGCCTCGGTACGACGCAATAAACCACCCTAACCCATAACCGGCAAGGGAGACCTCCTCGTACATCTGGGGCTGGGAAATCGCCATGTACGGGGTATGCATCTGGGTCAACTGCGCGGCCGAGACAAGTTGCTTATCGCCGACCTTGCCGTTGTTCAGGTGAAGCATGACCCATTTGGCCATATCGTTGAGGTTGGAATTTATCGAGCCGGCCGGCCCCATCTGGGTGATCTGGCGGAACGGTATCTCATTGACCACGCTGTCTTCTTCCTTGTAGGGAAGGGCATAATCGGCGGCTTTCTGCGATTCCAGGACCGAGAAATTGCTGGCGGTCATGCCGAGCGGATTAAATATCCGCTCCCGGACATTATCCTCCCAGCTTTTGGCGGTCAGTTGTTCCTCCAGATACCCAGCCGTCATGAACATCAGGTTCTGGTATTGAAAATCGGTGCGGAAATCTTTGTTCGGCTCCAGGTACTGCAGACGCTCGACAAAATCTTTTCTGGAAGCGGTCAGGTTGTTGTACCAGACCAGATCGTGACGCGGGAGACCGGAGCGGTGTGTCACCAGATCGCGCGGGGTCATTCGTTCCGAAGCGAACTGATCCTTCATTTTGAACCACGGGATATAGTTGCGGACCGGCTTGTCCCATTCGACTTTGCCGTCATCGACCAGCATCCCCATAATCATGGTGGTGAAGGCCTTGGTCGATGACCCGATGGCAAAAAGGGTTGCCGATGTTACGGGAAGTTTGTCTTTCACCTTGCGATAGCCGAAACCTTCGGCAAAAATCACTTTACCGTCTTTGACAATCGCCAATCCCAGCCCCGGGACTTTCCAGTCTTTCATGGCGGAGTCAACATATTCGCGGAGATTTTTTAATTTATCATCCAGCGTCTGCTTCTCTACGGCCGCTTCGACGGCATTCAGGCGGGCCAGATGGAATTCATACTGCCCCCCGCTCTGGGAAAAATCGCCGGTGATAGAATCCCCGCTGGTTCCAATAGTGCCATTGAAAGTCGGCGCGCCCGGAATATTCGGTATCTGAAATTGGACGGTATTTTCAATTTGAGAGACATTTCCCAGGGGAAGATTATTGGCGCCCTGCTGGGGAATATCGATCGTGCCGGCAAGTGCACCAGTGGAATCATTGGTAAAATTTACGGTAATTTTGAGTTCAGTTCCCGGAAGGGAGATGGCGCCGTCCCAGTGGCCGGTGACATCGGCGGCCGCGGAAGCAGAACTCGATATAAATACCGCCAGGAGAATAAGAAACAGCGCTCCCAGCGCGATGAACAATCCTTTTTGCCAATTTTTCATTTATTCCTGCTCCATATTAAATTGCCCCGGTATGTTATGTAAAACCGGGGCATATTTCAATGAGAATCGGATTGCAGCCAGATCAGATTGAGGTATTGGAGTCACGGTCTTTTTTGGATGTCCGCGATGATATGGCATAGTATAGAATCAAGGCGATACCGCCCAAAATGAGCATCATCGAAATCGCCAGCGTGGAATCGTACTCGTCCGGCCGAAACATCCCGGTCAGCGCTCCCAGACCGATAGCCACCAGCACCATGCCCCATTTCAGCGATGATCCATTGGTCATGCCGCTGTTCTGGAAGAAAAGGTATTTGACTTTTTCGTCGACCAGCCCCTTGTCGATAAGTTTCTGGCGGGTCTTGAAATCGAGGGAGTATTTCACCACCAAAACCGCCGCTCCAAAGACCGCAATTACCGGAAAGATTTCCCAAAAATGTTCCATTATTGGCTCCTTTTAATTTACCGTTCTGACTGATTAGACCGGACAGGCGAACTTAAGGTTGCAGAAATTTATTATTTGAATCTGCAACATTTGGCCTGTAAAATAAGTCCAATGATTACAGGTAACTCTATGAACGATAACCGCACCCTTGTCGAAACCATCCTTAAGGGCGATACTGACGCGTTCCGAATTCTGATTCGTGACCATCAAAGGCTGGTGTCTCATATTGTTTGCCGGATGGTGAAAAACAGGGAAGATGTCGAGGATGTCTGTCAGGAGGTTTTTTTGAAAATTCACCGGAGCCTGAAGGACTTCAAGTTCAATTCGCAACTTTCCACCTGGGTGGCGGCTATCGCATTCAATACGGCCGTCTCCCATTTGCAGAAAGGGAAAGGGGAGCCATCGCTTGTGAGTGAAGATGATGCGACTGAATCCTCGATGGCTATCTCCGAAGATGCCGGGCCCGACAGATTATCCGAACGAGCCAGCCTCTCAAATTTTTTGCAGGCCGAAATCGACCGTTTGCCGCCGCTTTTCGGTACCATAATAGCGCTGTTCCATCTTCACGAAATGAGTTATCAGGAAATCGGAAATATCATGAGGTTGCCCGAAGGAACGGTTAAAAGCTATCTGTTCCGCGGACGGCGCCTTCTCAAGCAAAGATTGACCGCCAGAATCCCGCAGGAGGATTTATGTCTATAAATCATTTGACCGATGATCAAATTCAGCAATTTCTCGATGGTTCTGCCGATATATCGGCCTGTCACCACCTGGAGAATTGTTCCATTTGCCGAGAGCATTTGAAAGTCTATGAGGGTTTATATAACGAATTAAAACGTGATACTCCCGTTGAACTCTCGGCTGACTTTCCCCGGAAAATTATGGATATTCTAAATTCCGGCAGCGGCCAAAGCGCGATCAGCTGGATTACCGTAGTCCTGTCGCTATTGGGAGTGGCAGGGGCGTTCCTGACGATTTTCTTCTATTATGGAGTTGGTTTCATACGGGGACCGTATGAACAGATTGTCGTATCATTTGAGAAGGCGGCCGAGGCTCTCAACAATGGTTTCATTCTGGTCGTGGCGACAGTCCTGATTTTGATTTTTCTGGGGATCCTGGACCGGAATATCGCCCGGGTCCGACGCCGGATTTTATAATATTTCCCTAACTGAAAAAAACCGTTTGCCTTTATCTTCTTCAGGATAATACTTTGCCATGTGCCTTTTGGACAGTGAGATAAATGAAAAAGTATTGGATTCCTGCCGCCATCTTTATCGCTTTCGCCGGCCTTTATATAGGCTATTCGGCATATAAAAATACCCGCTTTCTTTATCGCCCGGTCTGGGATGTGGCCCAGTATGTCGATATTTCGGAGCGCGGTTATGACGCCCATCCGTGCACGCCCACCGATTACCCGCCGGGAAGGATTTGCGGTAATGTCGGCTGGTACCCACTCTGGCCCCTCTTGATCGCGGCCTTCCGGCCGCTGGCGGGAGGATCATCGCAATCCGCCTACCTGATACTCTCTTTTTTATTTTCGTTCCTTGGCCTGATCTTTCTTTTTCGCTTCATGGACCGCAAATTCGGGACGATCCCGGCAACTTTGACTCTGGCATCGCTCGTTCTCGGGCCGGCGTCGTTTTATTTCCTGTCCGGATTTCCGTACGCCCTGATATTGTTCCTGTTCTCGTTCTATATGATATTGCTTTATTTCGTAAAGGGGCCGACTCGGGAAATTGGTCTATTTTTCACGGCTCTGGCCATATCATTAAGTTATCCATCGGCCATGCTGTTTGCTATAATTCCGGCGGTTCTGCAAATCTCTGATGGCAAACCTTTGGTGCGAAATCTAAGAGACTACCATTTCTGGCTCAAACTGGCCAAATTTACCATCCCGTTTATCCTTGGGCCCCTCCTTTTGTGGAGCTATTTCTATTTTCGCTTTGACGATTTTTTCCTGCAACTCCATTTTCAGGAGAAATATCATCGAACGGCCGAAATCCCTTTTGTCACAATTTTCAAGAGTTTGACCCGCTATCCGATTTTCAGTCCCGAAAATGGCGTAATCTTATGGTATGGACTGATCCTGCTTCTCTTTATTCCTTACGGGATTGGGGCGGAATTGTGGCTTACGGCCATCGTTCTATACCTTTTTTCGCTGTCCACCGGGACCACCCTTTCGATTTACCGCCACTATCTTATTATTTTTCCGGCTTATATGATTATCGGGGCATCCCGGCGCCCTCTCTGGTTCAGGATTCTCTTCATATTGCTTGGACTGCTTCTGGCCGTCCTAATCATGTTTCCGGGATTCATTTCCAACCGCCTTATTTGAGGGTTTCGGATTTTTATCTATTTCCGCCTTCGCGAGTTCAGATTTGTATAAGTTTAGATTTTTGTGCGGTTGAAATATGCGATTATTTGGTTTATTTTAATTAACCAATACATAATTATGATTTTGCCCGGTACCCGATGAAAGGACAAAATATGAAAAAAGCATTATTGTTTATTATTCCGATTATATTACTACTGAACATTTCCTTGTACCCGTCAACAGCGCCCAGAACCTTCCAGATCGGTTATTTTGAAGGCGGCCCCTACTTTTTCCATAAACTTCTTCTGAGCGATATCAAAAAATATCTCGATTTGAGAAATTCCGACAGCCTGAATATCCAGTTCTATCCGGATGGGTATTTTTCGGCCGCATGGGATCGGGTAAAATGCCGGAAGATGGCCCACGACATATCCTCCCGTAAAGATATCGATATCATCCTTGCCGCCGGTCCCTGGGTGGTGGAGGATTTACTGGACGCCGGATGCAAGATTCCCATTTATGCAATCTACCAATTCGATCCCGAAGTCACCGGCCTGGTCGACAGCACCGGCAAACCGAAAACCAAAAATCTGGCGGTCCTTATCCGTCCCAATAAAGTGAAATCCGATCTGGCCGTGATGGAGCGGCTGTTTCCTCAACGGAAATTGGGTTTTCTCTATTTCCCGTCCGGCGATGAATTCGTGCGAATGAAAGAAAAATTTTATAATGAGGCCGGTGCCGCGATCTTTGCAGGTGAAGGGTACAATGATCGCGGCCTTTACAGTTTTTTCCTCGGCCTGAATCAGATCAAGGGTGTCTCGAACCTGATATACCTGCCGCCCCTCTGGGGAATGGACCTGGACCAGATTCGTCAGTTCTTCTATGAAACCCAAAATGCCAAAATGCCGACCTTTGTTTATGATGGCTATTTCCTGCTGGAAAAGGACGCCACGGCCGGAAATACCCTGAAACCGTAT comes from the Candidatus Zixiibacteriota bacterium genome and includes:
- a CDS encoding Beta-lactamase, yielding MKNWQKGLFIALGALFLILLAVFISSSASAAADVTGHWDGAISLPGTELKITVNFTNDSTGALAGTIDIPQQGANNLPLGNVSQIENTVQFQIPNIPGAPTFNGTIGTSGDSITGDFSQSGGQYEFHLARLNAVEAAVEKQTLDDKLKNLREYVDSAMKDWKVPGLGLAIVKDGKVIFAEGFGYRKVKDKLPVTSATLFAIGSSTKAFTTMIMGMLVDDGKVEWDKPVRNYIPWFKMKDQFASERMTPRDLVTHRSGLPRHDLVWYNNLTASRKDFVERLQYLEPNKDFRTDFQYQNLMFMTAGYLEEQLTAKSWEDNVRERIFNPLGMTASNFSVLESQKAADYALPYKEEDSVVNEIPFRQITQMGPAGSINSNLNDMAKWVMLHLNNGKVGDKQLVSAAQLTQMHTPYMAISQPQMYEEVSLAGYGLGWFIASYRGHTRVYHGGNIDGFSALVSLYPQDNLGIVVLTNMDGTPVTGIANHRAADLMLGLDPIDWNARNKTTQAQAEEARKKAPPTEMEQVKNTKPSHPLADFAGTYVNPGYGPVKVTFDGRQLSALYNGLQIGLEHWHYDVFRVKLRELADQKLFFNFMTNDKGDIDRVSSVLEPTVAAIVFTRRAADEMRDPKFLTKFVGDYEFPGQTVKFELRGDSILTVTVPGQPTYELEPYKGTEFLLKGVSGFSVEFQVDKSGAVLSATFKQPNGNFTATRKK
- a CDS encoding conserved membrane hypothetical protein (Evidence 4 : Unknown function but conserved in other organisms); translation: MEHFWEIFPVIAVFGAAVLVVKYSLDFKTRQKLIDKGLVDEKVKYLFFQNSGMTNGSSLKWGMVLVAIGLGALTGMFRPDEYDSTLAISMMLILGGIALILYYAISSRTSKKDRDSNTSI
- a CDS encoding RNA polymerase, sigma-24 subunit, ECF subfamily yields the protein MNDNRTLVETILKGDTDAFRILIRDHQRLVSHIVCRMVKNREDVEDVCQEVFLKIHRSLKDFKFNSQLSTWVAAIAFNTAVSHLQKGKGEPSLVSEDDATESSMAISEDAGPDRLSERASLSNFLQAEIDRLPPLFGTIIALFHLHEMSYQEIGNIMRLPEGTVKSYLFRGRRLLKQRLTARIPQEDLCL
- a CDS encoding hypothetical protein (Evidence 5 : Unknown function) yields the protein MSINHLTDDQIQQFLDGSADISACHHLENCSICREHLKVYEGLYNELKRDTPVELSADFPRKIMDILNSGSGQSAISWITVVLSLLGVAGAFLTIFFYYGVGFIRGPYEQIVVSFEKAAEALNNGFILVVATVLILIFLGILDRNIARVRRRIL
- a CDS encoding membrane hypothetical protein (Evidence 5 : Unknown function) → MKKYWIPAAIFIAFAGLYIGYSAYKNTRFLYRPVWDVAQYVDISERGYDAHPCTPTDYPPGRICGNVGWYPLWPLLIAAFRPLAGGSSQSAYLILSFLFSFLGLIFLFRFMDRKFGTIPATLTLASLVLGPASFYFLSGFPYALILFLFSFYMILLYFVKGPTREIGLFFTALAISLSYPSAMLFAIIPAVLQISDGKPLVRNLRDYHFWLKLAKFTIPFILGPLLLWSYFYFRFDDFFLQLHFQEKYHRTAEIPFVTIFKSLTRYPIFSPENGVILWYGLILLLFIPYGIGAELWLTAIVLYLFSLSTGTTLSIYRHYLIIFPAYMIIGASRRPLWFRILFILLGLLLAVLIMFPGFISNRLI